The Candidatus Auribacterota bacterium genomic sequence GCGTCCGGTCTCTGAAATAGCGCCCCTTGGTCTCTTCGGAAATGAATTCCATCGCTTTGGCGAGGAGCGCGGTGAGTTCTTTCCTGAACGGATAACGGGGATTAATACGGAATACGCGGGTCCGGCCACGATTGACGCCCGCAATTACCCCACCGTCCTCCAGCCTCCGCAGTTGTTGATAAATACCATTGAAGGGGATGCCGAAAATGCGCGAGAGCTGTCGGCCATAGCCCTCGCCGTAGACATAGAGGTAGAGA encodes the following:
- a CDS encoding winged helix-turn-helix domain-containing protein, which produces MLEPLLGNPTVEKILLYLYVYGEGYGRQLSRIFGIPFNGIYQQLRRLEDGGVIAGVNRGRTRVFRINPRYPFRKELTALLAKAMEFISEETKGRYFRDRTRPRRTGKPL